A stretch of Roseovarius sp. M141 DNA encodes these proteins:
- a CDS encoding MAPEG family protein: protein MTPELIALTLAALLQVVQFALMAIPANLELGPAKTMSARDPDQIGGPIESQLSHGTARLARALSNHFEGLILFTIACTVVTISGQSTALTAACAYIYLAARIAYVPAYYFGLTPWRSLIWAVGFGATTLMLLAALF, encoded by the coding sequence ATGACCCCCGAACTCATCGCCCTCACCCTCGCCGCCCTCCTCCAAGTGGTCCAATTCGCCCTCATGGCGATCCCCGCCAATCTCGAACTCGGCCCGGCCAAGACGATGTCAGCCCGCGACCCGGACCAGATCGGCGGCCCGATAGAATCCCAACTCAGCCATGGCACCGCCCGCCTTGCCCGCGCCCTGAGCAACCACTTTGAGGGCCTGATCCTCTTCACCATCGCCTGCACCGTCGTCACGATCTCGGGCCAATCCACCGCGCTCACCGCCGCATGTGCATACATCTACCTCGCCGCGCGCATCGCCTATGTCCCGGCCTATTATTTCGGCCTCACACCATGGCGTTCCCTCATCTGGGCCGTCGGTTTCGGCGCCACCACGCTCATGCTGCTGGCGGCCCTCTTCTGA
- the odhB gene encoding 2-oxoglutarate dehydrogenase complex dihydrolipoyllysine-residue succinyltransferase: MSTEVRVPTLGESVSEATVATWFKKPGDKVEADEMLCELETDKVTVEVPSPAAGTMGDIVAAEGETVGVDALLATIQEGSGEKPAAKPSEKPAEKPAEKSSDKDPASIDVMVPTLGESVSEATVSTWFKKPGDSVSQDEMLCELETDKVSVEVPAPAGGILSEILANEGDTVQAGGKLAVLSGSADGSVEPSALPSGESEGKDAGETASKPGKDVEAAPSAKKAMAEAGLSPDQVTGTGKDGRIMKEDVAKAAQGGSAKPAQSSAPAPAPTPRAASSADDADREERVKMTRLRQTIARRLKDSQNTAAMLTTYNEVDMTEVMALRSEYKEAFQKKHGVKLGFMSFFTKACVHALNEVPEVNAEIDGTDIVYKKFVHMGIAAGTPTGLVVPVIRDVDAMSFAQIEKAIAEKGAKARDGKLTMDEMQGGTFTISNGGVYGSLLSSPILNPPQSGILGMHKIQDRPMAIKGEVKIRPMMYLALSYDHRIVDGKGAVTFLVRVKEALEDPRRLLMDL; this comes from the coding sequence ATGAGCACCGAAGTACGCGTTCCCACGCTGGGCGAATCCGTCAGCGAAGCCACCGTCGCCACATGGTTCAAAAAACCCGGCGACAAGGTCGAAGCCGACGAAATGCTGTGCGAGCTCGAGACGGACAAGGTCACCGTCGAGGTTCCCAGCCCCGCCGCCGGCACGATGGGCGACATCGTCGCCGCCGAGGGCGAGACGGTGGGCGTTGACGCCCTTCTGGCCACGATTCAGGAAGGTTCGGGCGAGAAACCCGCCGCCAAACCGTCCGAAAAGCCCGCTGAGAAACCTGCCGAGAAATCTTCGGACAAGGACCCTGCCTCTATCGACGTGATGGTCCCCACCTTGGGCGAATCCGTCAGCGAGGCCACCGTCAGCACATGGTTCAAGAAACCCGGCGACAGCGTCTCCCAGGATGAGATGCTCTGCGAGTTGGAGACCGACAAGGTCTCGGTCGAGGTGCCCGCCCCCGCCGGCGGCATACTGTCCGAAATCCTCGCAAACGAGGGCGACACCGTGCAGGCCGGCGGCAAGCTGGCGGTGCTAAGCGGATCTGCCGATGGGTCGGTCGAGCCGTCCGCGCTCCCATCAGGTGAAAGCGAGGGCAAAGACGCAGGCGAAACCGCGTCCAAGCCGGGCAAGGATGTCGAGGCGGCCCCCTCCGCCAAGAAGGCCATGGCCGAGGCGGGCCTCTCTCCCGATCAGGTGACGGGCACTGGCAAGGATGGCCGCATCATGAAGGAAGACGTGGCCAAAGCCGCCCAAGGCGGCAGTGCCAAACCCGCCCAAAGCAGCGCCCCTGCCCCAGCGCCGACCCCGCGCGCCGCCTCCTCTGCCGATGACGCCGACCGCGAGGAACGGGTCAAGATGACCCGCCTGCGCCAGACCATCGCCCGCCGCCTCAAGGACAGCCAGAACACCGCCGCCATGCTGACCACCTATAACGAGGTCGACATGACCGAGGTGATGGCCCTGCGCAGCGAATACAAAGAGGCGTTTCAAAAGAAACACGGCGTGAAACTGGGCTTCATGTCCTTCTTCACCAAGGCCTGCGTGCATGCCCTGAACGAGGTGCCCGAGGTCAACGCCGAGATCGACGGCACCGACATCGTCTACAAGAAATTCGTGCATATGGGCATCGCCGCGGGCACCCCGACGGGCCTCGTCGTGCCGGTGATCCGCGACGTGGACGCGATGAGCTTTGCGCAGATCGAAAAGGCCATCGCCGAAAAGGGCGCCAAGGCGCGCGACGGCAAGCTGACAATGGACGAAATGCAGGGCGGCACCTTCACCATCTCCAACGGCGGCGTCTACGGCTCGCTGCTGTCCTCACCCATCCTGAACCCGCCACAATCGGGCATCCTCGGCATGCACAAGATCCAGGACCGCCCCATGGCGATCAAGGGCGAGGTCAAGATCCGCCCGATGATGTATCTTGCGCTTAGCTACGACCACCGGATCGTGGACGGGAAAGGGGCGGTGACGTTCCTCGTGCGGGTGAAAGAGGCGCTGGAGGATCCGCGACGGTTGTTGATGGACTTGTGA
- a CDS encoding 2-oxoglutarate dehydrogenase E1 component, whose amino-acid sequence MTDQSTNDQFHASSFMQGHNAEYLEQLYARYANDPNAVDEAWQTFFDQMGDDGADVTAEAAGPSWARADWPPMPQDDLTAALTGQYPTEPEAAEVGKKLTEKAREKGIEVKDEAIQRAVLDSVRALMLIRAYRIRGHLIADLDPLGLREQPFRPELDPKSYGFTSDDMKRPIFIDNVLGLQIATIREILAIVMRTYCGTFALQYMHISDPEQAGWLKERIEGYDKEITFTREGRKAILNKMVEAEGFEKYLHVKYMGTKRFGLDGGESLIPAMEQIIKRGGSLGVEEIVIGMPHRGRLSVLANVMGKPYRAIFNEFQGGSFKPEDVDGSGDVKYHLGASSDREFDGNEVHLSLTANPSHLEAVNPVVLGKVRAKQDQSNDADRTKVLPILLHGDAAFAGQGVVAECFGLSGLKGHKTGGTMHIVVNNQIGFTTAPHFSRSSPYPTDIALMVEAPIFHVNGDDPEAVVHAARVATEYRQKFHKDVVLDIICYRRFGHNEGDEPMFTNPVMYKKIKQQKTTLTLYTERLVKDGLIPEGEIEDMKQAFQSYLADEFEAGTNYKPNKADWLDGKWAHLDRKLEDYQRGQTAIREETFQQIGTALCRAPDGFPIHKTVQRILDAKAKMFETGTGFDWATGEALAFGSLLTEGFPVRLSGQDSARGTFSQRHSALINQDDEERYYPLNNIREGQARYEVIDSMLSEYAVLGFEYGYTLSEPNALTLWEAQFGDFANGAQIMFDQFISSGESKWLRMSGLVCLLPHGYEGQGPEHSSARLERFLTMCGQDNWIIANCTTPANYFHILRRQLHRTYRKPLILMTPKSLLRHKLAVSKAEDFTIGSSFHRVLWDDAQYGSSDTELVADDQIKRVVMCSGKVYFDLLEERDKRGINDVYLMRYEQFYPFPAQSSVKELERFKQAEMVWCQEEPKNQGAWSFIEPNIEWVLTRINARQKRPEYAGRAAAASPATGLASQHKAQQKALIDDALTIKGN is encoded by the coding sequence ATGACCGACCAATCCACGAATGACCAGTTCCACGCCTCCAGCTTCATGCAGGGGCACAATGCGGAATATCTGGAACAGCTGTATGCGCGCTATGCGAACGATCCGAACGCAGTCGACGAGGCGTGGCAGACGTTTTTTGACCAGATGGGCGACGATGGCGCCGACGTCACAGCCGAGGCCGCAGGCCCGTCATGGGCGCGCGCCGATTGGCCGCCCATGCCGCAGGACGATCTGACCGCCGCGCTGACGGGCCAATACCCGACCGAGCCGGAGGCAGCGGAAGTCGGCAAGAAGCTGACCGAAAAGGCGCGTGAAAAGGGGATCGAGGTCAAAGACGAGGCGATCCAGCGCGCTGTGCTGGATTCGGTCCGCGCGCTGATGCTGATCCGCGCCTATCGAATCCGCGGCCATCTGATCGCCGATCTCGACCCGCTGGGCCTGCGCGAGCAGCCCTTCCGCCCCGAGCTGGACCCGAAAAGCTACGGCTTTACCAGCGATGACATGAAGCGCCCGATCTTCATCGACAATGTGCTGGGCCTGCAAATCGCCACCATCCGCGAGATTCTGGCCATCGTCATGCGCACCTATTGCGGCACGTTTGCACTGCAATACATGCATATCTCGGACCCAGAGCAGGCCGGCTGGCTGAAGGAACGGATCGAGGGGTATGACAAGGAAATCACCTTCACCCGCGAAGGCCGCAAGGCGATCCTGAACAAGATGGTCGAGGCCGAAGGCTTTGAGAAATACCTGCACGTCAAATACATGGGCACCAAACGCTTTGGCCTAGATGGTGGCGAATCGCTGATCCCGGCGATGGAGCAGATCATCAAGCGGGGCGGCTCTCTGGGTGTTGAGGAAATCGTCATCGGCATGCCCCACCGGGGCCGCCTGTCGGTGCTGGCCAACGTGATGGGCAAGCCCTATCGCGCCATCTTCAACGAATTTCAGGGCGGCAGTTTCAAGCCCGAGGACGTGGACGGCTCGGGCGACGTGAAATATCACCTCGGCGCCAGTTCCGACCGCGAATTTGACGGCAACGAGGTCCATCTGTCGCTGACCGCGAACCCCAGCCATCTGGAGGCGGTGAACCCCGTCGTTCTGGGCAAGGTCCGCGCCAAGCAGGACCAGTCCAACGACGCCGACCGCACCAAGGTGTTGCCGATCCTGCTGCACGGCGATGCGGCCTTTGCCGGTCAGGGTGTGGTTGCCGAATGCTTTGGCCTGTCGGGTCTGAAAGGGCACAAGACGGGCGGCACGATGCACATCGTGGTGAACAACCAGATCGGTTTTACCACCGCGCCGCATTTCAGCCGCTCCAGCCCCTACCCCACCGACATCGCGCTGATGGTCGAGGCGCCGATCTTCCACGTCAACGGCGACGATCCCGAGGCCGTGGTGCACGCCGCCCGCGTGGCGACGGAGTACCGCCAGAAATTCCACAAGGATGTGGTGCTGGACATCATCTGCTATCGCCGCTTCGGTCATAACGAGGGCGACGAGCCCATGTTCACCAACCCGGTGATGTACAAGAAGATCAAGCAGCAAAAAACCACCCTGACCCTATACACCGAACGTCTGGTCAAGGACGGGCTTATCCCCGAGGGCGAGATCGAGGATATGAAGCAGGCCTTTCAGTCCTACCTTGCCGATGAATTCGAGGCCGGAACCAACTACAAGCCAAACAAAGCCGATTGGCTGGACGGCAAATGGGCGCATTTGGACCGCAAGCTGGAGGATTACCAGCGCGGCCAGACCGCCATCAGGGAAGAAACGTTCCAACAGATCGGCACGGCGCTATGTCGCGCGCCGGACGGCTTTCCGATCCACAAGACGGTGCAGCGTATTCTGGACGCCAAGGCGAAGATGTTCGAAACCGGCACCGGCTTTGACTGGGCCACGGGCGAGGCGCTGGCCTTCGGCTCGCTTCTGACCGAGGGCTTCCCGGTGCGCCTGTCTGGTCAGGACAGCGCGCGCGGCACGTTCAGCCAGCGACACTCCGCCCTCATCAATCAAGACGACGAGGAACGGTATTACCCCCTCAACAACATCCGCGAAGGGCAGGCCCGCTACGAGGTCATCGATTCGATGCTGTCCGAATATGCGGTGCTGGGGTTCGAATATGGCTATACGCTGTCCGAACCCAACGCGCTGACCCTGTGGGAGGCGCAGTTCGGCGATTTCGCCAACGGCGCGCAGATCATGTTCGATCAGTTCATCTCCTCGGGCGAAAGCAAGTGGCTGCGCATGTCCGGCCTTGTCTGCCTTCTGCCGCATGGCTACGAGGGGCAAGGGCCGGAACACTCATCCGCACGGCTGGAGCGGTTCCTGACCATGTGCGGGCAGGACAACTGGATCATCGCCAACTGCACGACCCCGGCGAACTATTTCCACATTCTGCGCCGCCAGCTGCACCGGACCTACCGCAAACCGCTGATCCTGATGACGCCGAAATCGCTCCTGCGCCACAAGCTGGCCGTGTCCAAGGCCGAGGATTTCACCATTGGATCCAGCTTTCACAGGGTGCTATGGGATGACGCGCAATACGGGAGTTCCGATACTGAACTGGTCGCGGATGATCAGATCAAGCGCGTGGTCATGTGCTCGGGCAAGGTCTACTTTGATCTGCTGGAGGAACGCGACAAGCGTGGCATCAATGACGTCTATCTCATGCGGTACGAGCAATTCTATCCCTTCCCTGCGCAATCGTCGGTCAAGGAACTGGAGCGATTCAAGCAGGCCGAGATGGTCTGGTGCCAGGAAGAGCCGAAAAACCAGGGCGCCTGGTCGTTCATCGAACCGAACATCGAATGGGTCCTGACCCGCATCAACGCCCGACAAAAGCGCCCCGAATACGCGGGCCGCGCCGCTGCGGCATCACCCGCCACCGGTCTTGCCAGCCAGCACAAAGCACAACAAAAAGCGCTGATTGACGACGCGCTGACGATCAAAGGAAACTAA